The following are from one region of the Stigmatella ashevillena genome:
- a CDS encoding efflux RND transporter periplasmic adaptor subunit yields MRPARIHSIALAALLLWGGAAACTKNPPPLPVGKSATRHADAGSPTPTEAPQEIRLCEHGVPADLCTQCIPELVDVFKAQGDWCDEHQLPESHCRTCNPALTFTAPASTPKDWCQEHAVPESQCTKCHPQLIARFIEAGDYCREHGYPESVCPYCHPERVKAAGATPPVFPPPGMRVRLASEETAREAGLVTQRVEKRHLARTLEVVGQLAFNHNRHAPLSARGDVLVLKVLADVGDEVKEGQPLAVVASASVGEDQGRLLAAEARVSAAQAALAREQSLVQRGISARQDMEQAQTELAAAEGALAAARSALSAAGAGATGAQGQYTLKAPLSGTVVARDAVPGQHVAAGQTLLHVADLSTLWAQLDIPEADALSVRVGQKVTLHFESIPGETREATLTRVGASVDPATRTVRARAELPNPDHALKAGLFLRGRIQVSEARAALLVPRSAIQRAEGRSLVFVKKEAGLYEPVAVELGTETPEQVEVLKGLAPGAEVVTTGAFLLKTEILKGSIGAGCCEEGGE; encoded by the coding sequence ATGAGGCCTGCCCGCATCCATTCGATCGCGCTGGCAGCGCTCCTCCTGTGGGGAGGAGCCGCCGCCTGCACGAAGAACCCTCCGCCTCTTCCCGTGGGCAAGTCCGCCACGCGCCACGCGGATGCGGGCAGCCCCACCCCCACCGAGGCCCCTCAGGAGATCCGGCTGTGTGAGCATGGGGTGCCGGCGGATCTCTGTACGCAGTGCATCCCCGAACTCGTGGACGTCTTCAAGGCCCAGGGCGATTGGTGCGACGAGCACCAGTTGCCCGAATCGCACTGCCGCACCTGCAATCCCGCGCTCACCTTCACAGCGCCCGCCTCCACACCGAAAGACTGGTGCCAGGAACACGCGGTTCCGGAGTCTCAGTGCACGAAGTGCCACCCGCAGCTCATCGCGCGCTTCATTGAAGCAGGCGACTACTGCCGCGAGCATGGCTACCCGGAATCGGTCTGCCCTTATTGCCACCCGGAGCGGGTCAAGGCCGCGGGCGCAACGCCCCCGGTCTTTCCCCCTCCTGGCATGCGCGTGCGCCTGGCCTCCGAGGAGACCGCGCGAGAGGCGGGCCTTGTCACGCAGCGCGTGGAGAAACGGCACCTCGCGCGGACGCTGGAGGTGGTGGGCCAGCTCGCCTTCAATCACAACCGTCACGCCCCGCTCTCGGCCCGGGGCGACGTGCTCGTCCTGAAGGTGCTCGCCGACGTGGGCGATGAGGTGAAGGAAGGCCAACCCCTGGCCGTGGTGGCGTCCGCTTCCGTGGGCGAGGACCAGGGCCGCCTCCTCGCGGCCGAGGCGCGCGTCTCCGCCGCCCAGGCGGCACTTGCTCGGGAGCAGTCCCTCGTCCAGCGGGGCATCAGCGCCAGGCAGGACATGGAACAGGCCCAGACCGAGCTGGCCGCAGCGGAAGGCGCGCTGGCCGCGGCACGCTCGGCGCTCTCCGCCGCGGGAGCGGGGGCCACGGGCGCCCAAGGCCAATACACGCTCAAGGCCCCTCTCTCCGGCACGGTGGTGGCGCGGGATGCCGTCCCCGGCCAGCATGTGGCCGCCGGCCAGACACTCCTTCACGTGGCAGACCTCTCCACGCTTTGGGCACAGCTCGACATTCCCGAGGCAGACGCCCTGTCCGTGCGCGTGGGCCAGAAGGTGACGCTCCACTTCGAAAGCATTCCTGGAGAGACACGCGAGGCCACCCTGACCCGCGTTGGCGCGTCCGTAGACCCGGCCACCCGCACCGTGCGCGCCCGCGCGGAGCTGCCCAATCCAGACCATGCCCTCAAGGCAGGCCTCTTCCTGCGAGGGCGCATTCAAGTCTCCGAGGCGCGTGCGGCGCTGCTGGTCCCCCGCAGTGCCATCCAACGCGCGGAGGGGCGCTCCCTCGTCTTCGTGAAGAAGGAAGCAGGCCTTTATGAACCCGTCGCCGTGGAGCTGGGAACAGAAACCCCAGAGCAGGTGGAGGTGCTGAAGGGGCTCGCGCCTGGCGCCGAGGTCGTCACCACGGGGGCGTTTCTCCTCAAAACGGAGATTCTCAAGGGTTCCATCGGCGCGGGCTGCTGTGAGGAAGGCGGCGAATAA
- a CDS encoding efflux RND transporter permease subunit yields the protein MLTRIIDWSLHHRAAVLLGTVALAISGALSFRALPLDALPDTTPAQVQVNTLVPALTPVEVERQVTAPIEQALAGLPHLEEMRSLSKSGLSQVTLQFGDGTDVWFARQQVSERLDRVSMPRGIERPTLGPVATGLGEIFHYLVKSRTRSLTELRTLHDWVIAPRLRSVPGLAEVNSWGGEEKQWHVVVEPRRLQQFHLSLGDLYRALEANNANVGGGRVEHGGGAHLVLGVGALEDGKAVEDVVVAARDGVPVRVRDVARVEVGSEIRRGATTADGEGEVVLGLGFMLMGENSHEVTQALAQRLDEVRKSLPPDVQVDIVYERTELVEQVLSTVRTNLFEGALLVIAILFLFLGNWRAGLIVAAAIPLSLLFAFNAMLRFGIAGTLMSLGAIDFGLVVDSSVILVENAERRLAEAGGRRSVLEVVRDAAVEVRKPTLFGELIIMVVYLPILTLEGVEGKLFRPMALTLIFALLGSVLLSMTLMPVLASFALKPGGKTHREPRLVTFLQRLYRPVLDAALRHGRAVLTGAVLLVVGAAVAAGWLGSEFVPRLSEGTLVINTVRLAEVSLAESVRYGGQIETLLRHKFPNEVKRVWTRTGTAEVATDPMGIELSDVFVTLQPREQWKRADTQEELVAEMKAELADLPGMRMAFLQPIEMRVNEMLAGVRGDVAIKLFGDDLDILKAKAREVEALVRPLHGAADVTVEQVTGQPILQVTVDRAAIARYGIPARDVLDVVEAVGTRTVGEVREGERRFDLAVRLSEEYRQNPAQLATVSVVAPDGVRVPLGRLATLREVSGPTTLQREWGQRRLIIQANVRGRDLGGFVDEVRRTLDEKLELPTGYSVRMGGSFENLERARKRLLIVVPIALALIFLLLYLTYGRVLDALRIFAGVPFALVGGVLALLARGMPFSISAAVGFIALSGVSVLGDMVLVSRVRQLLQRGRTLGDALREAALSRLRPVLMTSAVAALGFVPMALNTGVGAEVQRPLATVVIGGVLSSTVLTLLVLPVLYSVFSAGQGKEDGHLPQEKQDAGETAHRAVS from the coding sequence ATGCTCACCCGCATCATTGATTGGAGCCTGCACCACCGCGCGGCGGTGCTCCTCGGCACGGTGGCGCTCGCCATCTCCGGCGCGCTCTCCTTCCGGGCGCTGCCCCTGGATGCCCTCCCGGACACCACGCCCGCGCAGGTCCAGGTGAACACCCTCGTGCCGGCGCTCACCCCCGTGGAGGTAGAGCGTCAGGTCACCGCGCCCATCGAGCAGGCCCTCGCGGGACTCCCCCACCTGGAGGAGATGCGCTCCCTCTCCAAGTCCGGACTGTCTCAAGTGACACTCCAGTTCGGCGATGGCACGGACGTGTGGTTCGCGAGGCAGCAGGTGTCGGAGCGGCTGGACCGGGTGAGCATGCCGCGGGGCATCGAGCGCCCCACGCTGGGCCCGGTGGCCACGGGACTGGGAGAGATCTTCCACTACCTGGTGAAGAGCCGGACGCGGAGCCTCACGGAGCTGCGGACGCTTCATGACTGGGTCATCGCGCCCCGGTTGCGCAGCGTGCCAGGGCTGGCGGAGGTGAACAGCTGGGGCGGCGAGGAGAAACAGTGGCACGTGGTGGTGGAACCCCGGCGGCTCCAACAATTCCACCTGTCGCTGGGAGACCTCTACCGCGCCTTGGAGGCCAACAACGCCAACGTGGGGGGCGGACGGGTGGAGCACGGCGGGGGGGCGCACCTCGTGCTCGGCGTGGGAGCCCTGGAAGACGGCAAGGCAGTGGAGGATGTCGTCGTGGCCGCCCGCGATGGCGTGCCCGTGCGCGTGCGAGACGTGGCCCGGGTGGAAGTGGGCAGCGAAATCCGCCGGGGCGCCACCACCGCGGACGGTGAAGGCGAGGTGGTGCTGGGCCTGGGCTTCATGCTCATGGGCGAGAACTCCCACGAGGTGACGCAGGCGCTCGCCCAGCGGCTGGACGAGGTGCGCAAGAGCCTGCCCCCGGACGTGCAAGTGGACATCGTCTACGAGCGCACGGAGCTGGTGGAGCAGGTGCTGAGCACGGTGCGAACGAACCTCTTCGAGGGGGCGCTCCTCGTCATCGCCATCCTCTTCCTCTTCTTGGGCAACTGGCGGGCGGGGCTCATCGTGGCGGCGGCCATTCCGCTGTCCCTGCTGTTCGCCTTCAACGCGATGCTGCGCTTTGGCATCGCGGGCACGCTCATGTCCCTGGGCGCCATTGATTTCGGCCTCGTCGTGGACTCGTCCGTCATCCTCGTGGAGAACGCGGAGCGGAGGCTCGCCGAGGCGGGTGGACGCCGCAGTGTCCTGGAGGTGGTGCGTGACGCGGCCGTCGAGGTGCGCAAACCCACCCTTTTCGGCGAGCTCATCATCATGGTGGTGTACCTGCCCATCCTCACCCTCGAAGGGGTGGAGGGAAAGCTCTTCCGTCCCATGGCGCTCACCCTCATCTTCGCCTTGCTCGGCAGTGTGCTCCTCTCCATGACGCTGATGCCGGTGCTCGCCTCCTTCGCGCTGAAGCCTGGCGGAAAAACGCACCGCGAGCCTCGCCTCGTGACGTTTCTCCAGCGTCTCTACCGGCCGGTGCTCGACGCAGCCCTCCGCCACGGCCGGGCCGTGCTCACCGGGGCTGTCCTTCTGGTCGTGGGGGCCGCCGTGGCCGCCGGGTGGCTCGGCAGCGAATTCGTCCCGCGTCTGTCCGAGGGAACCCTCGTCATCAACACCGTCCGTCTGGCCGAGGTCTCGCTCGCCGAGTCCGTCCGCTACGGCGGGCAGATCGAAACCCTCCTGCGCCACAAGTTCCCAAACGAGGTGAAGCGCGTGTGGACACGCACCGGCACGGCGGAAGTGGCGACGGACCCCATGGGCATCGAGCTGTCCGATGTCTTCGTCACCCTCCAGCCCCGTGAGCAGTGGAAGCGCGCCGACACCCAAGAGGAACTCGTGGCGGAGATGAAGGCGGAGTTGGCGGATCTCCCGGGCATGCGCATGGCGTTCCTCCAGCCCATCGAGATGCGCGTTAACGAGATGCTGGCCGGGGTGCGCGGCGATGTGGCCATCAAACTCTTCGGGGACGACCTCGACATCTTGAAGGCCAAGGCGCGCGAGGTGGAGGCACTGGTGCGTCCCCTTCATGGGGCTGCGGACGTCACCGTGGAGCAGGTGACGGGACAGCCCATCTTGCAGGTGACGGTGGACCGCGCGGCCATCGCCCGCTACGGCATCCCAGCCCGTGACGTGCTGGATGTGGTGGAAGCCGTGGGCACGCGCACTGTGGGGGAAGTGCGCGAAGGCGAGCGGCGGTTCGATCTGGCGGTACGCTTGAGCGAGGAGTACCGGCAGAACCCGGCCCAGCTCGCCACCGTGTCCGTGGTGGCGCCCGATGGGGTCCGGGTGCCGTTGGGACGCCTGGCCACCTTGCGCGAGGTGTCTGGCCCCACCACCCTCCAGAGGGAATGGGGCCAGCGCCGACTCATCATTCAGGCCAACGTGCGAGGACGCGACTTGGGAGGCTTCGTGGACGAAGTGCGCCGCACCCTGGACGAGAAGCTGGAATTGCCCACGGGGTATTCCGTCCGCATGGGGGGCTCTTTCGAGAACTTGGAGCGTGCCCGGAAGCGGCTCTTGATTGTGGTGCCCATCGCCCTGGCACTCATCTTCCTCTTGCTCTACCTCACTTATGGCCGCGTGTTGGATGCCCTGCGCATCTTCGCGGGTGTGCCCTTTGCGCTGGTGGGCGGCGTGCTGGCGCTCCTCGCGCGCGGCATGCCCTTCTCGATTTCCGCGGCCGTGGGTTTCATCGCCCTCTCGGGCGTCTCGGTGCTGGGAGACATGGTGCTCGTCAGCCGCGTGCGCCAGCTCCTTCAACGGGGCAGAACACTCGGAGACGCCCTCCGAGAGGCAGCCCTGTCACGCCTGCGTCCGGTGCTGATGACGTCCGCCGTCGCGGCCCTCGGATTCGTTCCCATGGCGCTCAACACAGGGGTCGGCGCGGAGGTGCAACGTCCCCTGGCCACGGTGGTCATCGGAGGCGTTCTCTCTTCGACCGTGCTGACGCTGCTGGTGCTGCCTGTTCTCTATTCTGTGTTCAGCGCGGGCCAGGGCAAGGAAGACGGCCACCTTCCCCAAGAGAAGCAAGACGCGGGGGAAACGGCCCACCGGGCGGTGAGCTGA
- a CDS encoding ABC-three component system protein — protein MGEYQQSGTHAAEAAALGFYYQTFFALLTLLSQDTDNAAVGIEQLDDVELSIDSQTLLYQLKHSISAAPPPITLKSKALWRTMKVWIDALPLLTLSETTLHLVAVGGIPDDSPLRALLSLEAARADLHDAMVEEAQRVVNARATAAKSGKPLPHAERIDGCEAFLGLTEIGQLNLLRRTLIKKNSPPISEIETCVAGYLKILPADQRSTVAKRLIEWWDREIVYSLCGKRDRVISRAELQQQISAIVGDIEQGKVLPDFELVSPPEDYQPNGMLARQIQLVNGKSSDLTKAIREEWRAREQRSRWANEKLSMVSVIDSYDFILREHWSDQHSRMMEECADLEEKEKCASGLKILRWTHDDAPNTVRPVFEGWSAPYYVRGSYQVLAINCRVGWHPNFAVLLGDEE, from the coding sequence ATGGGTGAATACCAGCAAAGCGGGACTCACGCTGCGGAAGCTGCCGCATTGGGCTTCTACTACCAAACCTTCTTCGCGTTGCTAACTCTCTTGTCGCAGGACACAGATAATGCCGCCGTCGGTATCGAGCAACTGGACGACGTCGAACTCTCCATCGACAGCCAAACGCTGCTCTATCAGCTGAAGCACTCCATAAGCGCCGCGCCGCCTCCGATCACCCTCAAGTCCAAGGCTCTGTGGCGAACCATGAAGGTCTGGATTGACGCCCTACCGTTGCTGACTCTGTCTGAGACCACCCTTCACCTTGTCGCGGTCGGCGGCATTCCGGACGACAGCCCGCTGAGAGCCTTACTATCGTTGGAGGCTGCTCGCGCCGACCTTCACGATGCCATGGTCGAGGAAGCTCAGCGCGTCGTCAACGCTCGGGCAACTGCGGCGAAAAGTGGCAAGCCTCTGCCGCACGCCGAACGGATCGACGGGTGCGAAGCCTTCCTGGGGCTTACGGAAATTGGGCAGCTCAACCTTCTCCGCCGAACCCTAATCAAGAAGAACAGTCCCCCGATCTCCGAGATTGAGACATGTGTCGCTGGCTACCTAAAGATCCTACCGGCGGACCAGCGGTCGACGGTGGCGAAACGCCTGATTGAGTGGTGGGATCGGGAGATTGTCTACTCGCTCTGCGGAAAGCGGGATCGGGTCATCTCGCGTGCGGAGTTGCAGCAGCAGATCAGCGCAATCGTTGGCGACATAGAGCAGGGCAAAGTTCTCCCAGACTTCGAACTGGTGAGCCCGCCCGAGGACTACCAGCCCAACGGCATGCTCGCCCGCCAGATCCAGCTTGTTAACGGAAAGTCGTCGGACCTCACCAAAGCTATTCGCGAGGAGTGGAGGGCCCGCGAGCAGCGCTCGCGGTGGGCCAACGAAAAGCTGAGCATGGTCAGCGTGATAGACAGCTACGATTTCATCCTGAGAGAGCACTGGTCTGACCAACATAGCCGGATGATGGAGGAATGCGCCGATCTTGAGGAAAAGGAGAAGTGCGCGTCAGGCCTAAAGATCCTGCGCTGGACCCATGATGACGCGCCCAACACAGTGCGCCCAGTCTTCGAGGGCTGGAGCGCGCCGTACTACGTGCGAGGTAGCTACCAGGTACTGGCGATCAATTGTCGGGTGGGCTGGCACCCGAACTTCGCCGTGCTCTTGGGAGATGAGGAATGA
- a CDS encoding DUF3732 domain-containing protein encodes MTRWNISRIFFLGVSGQRRDIKLLPDTVNIITGASGTGKSTLIKAIDYCLGSSKCELPAHVRRRCVAVGVKWTAGDSEIIVGRIVPPVGQASSTRMFASSGRDLPLPDTLAEFEGATTVDAAKAFIERAFGIGDLPGEPNASGTTRGRATIRHVTPYMFVTKEVIYSETVLLHGLEKVDKARDIVESMPYFMRVTDEATALDERQLRQLQYVLDREESKARTRAAADSALKQRAISLLAEAHRIGLVPEPPGDDAEDKLLAKLKTVASTELEANTYPSEGELGVLHARRRDILASLANVRRRSQATRTAIREASGFEGAVTGQREKLMLAEHLQLHEVAAACPVCEAPSERGKEMAKALQATLSKVRAESAAVERVKPKLLEHDRALDQEIGTLNVELRRVDDQIQTSLRQSEETKRLTNLAQLRAHLLGRISFFFETSVDEPHQAARDLSVLRAEIADLEGRVDREAKEVKLRRAETKISQFASEAFSMLPTVAPCVGSELDFSARQPEVTVIEAESGAVLRMPDVGSDQNYLAIHIALSFAFQRYFEMVKSPVPGLLVLDQISRPYFPTSGEDEDEAEIEGREEDQDVQAMRKHIDFLFSETECRTDLQVLLIEHAYFADDPRYVEATRERWTRASGRALIPLDWPVRGDE; translated from the coding sequence ATGACGCGCTGGAACATCTCCAGAATCTTCTTCCTTGGGGTGTCAGGCCAGCGGCGCGACATCAAGCTCTTACCAGACACCGTGAATATCATCACCGGAGCCTCCGGCACTGGTAAATCGACTTTGATCAAGGCGATCGATTACTGCCTGGGATCGAGCAAGTGCGAACTGCCGGCGCATGTGCGGCGCCGCTGCGTCGCGGTCGGCGTCAAATGGACAGCCGGGGACTCCGAAATCATCGTCGGTCGGATCGTTCCGCCCGTGGGGCAGGCCAGCAGCACCCGCATGTTCGCCTCCTCCGGCCGTGACCTACCATTACCGGACACGCTGGCGGAATTTGAGGGCGCGACGACCGTCGACGCGGCTAAGGCCTTCATCGAGCGAGCGTTCGGGATCGGCGACCTACCGGGCGAACCCAACGCGTCCGGCACTACTCGCGGGCGGGCCACCATTCGCCACGTCACGCCGTACATGTTCGTGACCAAAGAGGTCATATACAGCGAAACGGTTCTGCTGCATGGCCTAGAGAAGGTGGACAAGGCCCGCGACATAGTCGAGTCCATGCCCTACTTCATGCGCGTTACCGACGAAGCAACCGCCTTGGATGAGAGGCAGCTCCGGCAGTTGCAGTACGTGCTCGACCGAGAGGAGTCCAAGGCGCGCACGCGTGCAGCGGCAGACAGCGCGCTCAAGCAGCGCGCGATCAGTTTGTTAGCGGAAGCACACCGAATCGGGCTCGTCCCGGAGCCGCCGGGCGACGATGCAGAAGACAAGCTGCTCGCGAAGCTCAAGACTGTGGCAAGTACCGAGTTAGAGGCCAATACCTATCCGAGCGAGGGAGAGCTCGGAGTGTTGCATGCGCGGCGGAGGGACATCCTAGCGTCGCTCGCCAACGTCCGCCGTAGGTCACAGGCGACCAGGACGGCAATCCGAGAGGCGTCCGGCTTCGAGGGCGCCGTGACTGGGCAGCGCGAAAAGCTGATGTTGGCGGAGCACCTCCAACTCCACGAGGTTGCGGCCGCGTGCCCGGTCTGCGAAGCGCCGTCTGAGCGGGGAAAGGAGATGGCGAAGGCGTTGCAGGCGACTTTGTCGAAGGTGCGCGCGGAGAGCGCTGCCGTCGAGCGTGTGAAGCCCAAGCTGCTTGAGCACGACCGGGCACTCGACCAAGAAATCGGAACGCTCAATGTCGAGTTGCGCCGCGTCGACGACCAGATTCAGACGTCGTTGCGTCAGAGCGAGGAGACTAAGCGTCTAACTAACCTAGCTCAGCTTCGAGCCCATCTTCTAGGCCGGATCTCATTCTTCTTTGAGACATCTGTCGATGAGCCACACCAAGCGGCGCGCGATCTCAGCGTCCTTCGAGCCGAGATCGCCGACCTGGAGGGGCGGGTGGACCGGGAGGCGAAGGAGGTCAAGCTTCGCCGGGCCGAGACAAAGATCTCACAGTTTGCGTCCGAGGCATTCTCCATGCTGCCGACAGTGGCTCCTTGCGTCGGGTCAGAACTCGACTTTTCGGCACGACAGCCGGAGGTCACCGTCATCGAGGCAGAGAGTGGCGCAGTCCTGCGGATGCCCGACGTTGGCTCGGATCAGAACTACTTGGCCATCCACATCGCCCTTTCGTTCGCATTCCAGCGCTACTTCGAGATGGTGAAGTCGCCGGTGCCGGGGCTTCTAGTTCTGGACCAGATCAGTCGTCCCTACTTCCCGACCAGCGGAGAGGATGAAGACGAGGCGGAAATCGAAGGTCGCGAAGAGGACCAGGACGTTCAGGCAATGCGCAAGCACATCGACTTCCTGTTTTCCGAAACCGAGTGCCGTACGGATCTTCAGGTGCTACTCATAGAGCATGCCTACTTTGCAGACGATCCTCGGTACGTGGAGGCCACGCGGGAGCGGTGGACGCGTGCTTCAGGACGCGCCCTGATCCCGCTGGATTGGCCGGTGCGCGGCGACGAATAG
- a CDS encoding TlpA family protein disulfide reductase, with protein sequence MAHPFPRAAARIIGRVMVSLLLLAAPPGCQTEPPPPYVRLGGAAPGLTNMPESRAWLWVFWASWCPPCREELPSLLKLAEQPPEGLRVVVFSHDTHLQAVEAFLEGPPPAGLHLRMDEAHAAAGALGIDTLPASILVIDGRLTARFSGSRDWDSRAMRRLLEKLLQEPSPQRPQHVDSPPRPQ encoded by the coding sequence ATGGCCCATCCGTTCCCTCGTGCCGCCGCTCGCATCATCGGCCGGGTCATGGTCAGTCTGCTCCTGCTGGCCGCACCGCCTGGCTGTCAGACCGAGCCGCCCCCCCCCTATGTCCGACTCGGAGGGGCTGCCCCTGGACTCACGAACATGCCTGAGTCACGGGCATGGCTCTGGGTCTTCTGGGCTTCGTGGTGCCCTCCCTGCCGGGAAGAGCTGCCGTCCCTCTTGAAGCTGGCGGAGCAGCCACCGGAAGGACTGCGTGTCGTTGTCTTCAGCCACGACACGCACCTCCAAGCCGTCGAGGCCTTCCTAGAAGGCCCTCCTCCAGCAGGACTTCACCTGCGCATGGATGAGGCGCACGCGGCCGCCGGCGCACTGGGCATCGACACCCTCCCCGCGAGCATCCTGGTCATCGACGGACGCCTGACCGCTCGCTTCTCGGGCAGCAGGGACTGGGACTCTCGGGCCATGCGGCGCCTGCTGGAGAAGTTGCTCCAAGAGCCCTCCCCCCAGCGGCCCCAGCACGTTGACTCCCCACCGCGTCCCCAGTAA
- a CDS encoding three component ABC system middle component has protein sequence MSVAHDLFSEINPAFCAYALVAFSTAYKSGSEKGPELPLVYLALPVALSGDLASAFEGTNKKTGLLEWLERTPQVQIGLAERVNASLGIVTEAVRFACFSRVLVLDEGAYLKVGERKLKKNVIISLSEGPAQSLKRAERLGYWFASAGSTKTVFDMMGLTV, from the coding sequence ATGAGCGTCGCCCACGACCTCTTCTCGGAAATCAATCCGGCGTTCTGCGCCTACGCGTTGGTCGCTTTCTCGACGGCCTACAAGTCAGGCAGCGAGAAGGGCCCGGAGTTGCCACTCGTCTACCTGGCACTGCCCGTCGCCTTATCGGGCGATCTCGCCTCGGCCTTTGAGGGCACCAACAAGAAAACCGGCCTGCTTGAGTGGCTGGAGCGAACCCCACAGGTTCAAATTGGTCTGGCGGAGCGCGTGAACGCGTCGCTCGGCATCGTCACCGAAGCCGTTCGCTTCGCCTGCTTCTCTCGCGTCCTGGTTTTGGATGAGGGCGCCTACCTCAAGGTGGGTGAGCGCAAGCTCAAGAAGAATGTGATCATCTCGTTGAGTGAAGGTCCCGCACAGTCCCTGAAGCGTGCCGAGCGTCTCGGCTACTGGTTCGCCTCTGCGGGATCGACAAAGACGGTCTTCGACATGATGGGGCTCACGGTATGA
- a CDS encoding IS5 family transposase, protein MPQEVWAKIEPLLPPRPEHPLGCHNPRVPDRRAMEAILLVLRTGMQWQALKATGICHPSSAYRRFREWAKAGVFHEFWRVGLMAYDELMGIGWKWMSLDGAMTKAPLGGQKTGPNPTDRAKKGTKRSVLTDERGVPLGIVVAGANVNDHKLVEATFNSVPVKRPEPAEGDKQHLCLDAGYDCQAVRQWGDKFHLQLHIRPRRAPATPPKKSRRKKARRWVVERTHSWMNRFRRLLVRWEKREDTFLAMIHLALGLITWFHFLPK, encoded by the coding sequence ATGCCGCAGGAGGTGTGGGCGAAGATAGAGCCGTTGCTGCCTCCTCGTCCTGAGCATCCCTTGGGGTGCCACAACCCGAGAGTGCCCGACAGAAGGGCGATGGAGGCCATTCTGTTGGTGCTGCGCACAGGGATGCAGTGGCAGGCGCTCAAGGCCACGGGAATTTGCCATCCGTCCTCGGCCTACCGACGTTTTCGGGAGTGGGCCAAGGCAGGAGTGTTCCACGAGTTCTGGCGCGTGGGGCTCATGGCCTATGACGAACTGATGGGCATCGGTTGGAAGTGGATGAGCCTGGATGGGGCGATGACCAAGGCCCCGCTGGGCGGGCAAAAGACGGGGCCCAACCCGACGGACCGGGCCAAGAAGGGTACCAAGAGAAGCGTGCTGACCGATGAACGAGGCGTGCCGCTGGGAATCGTGGTGGCAGGCGCCAACGTCAACGACCACAAACTGGTGGAGGCCACGTTCAATTCGGTGCCAGTGAAGAGGCCGGAGCCTGCCGAGGGTGACAAGCAGCATCTCTGCTTGGATGCAGGTTACGACTGCCAAGCGGTGCGTCAGTGGGGCGACAAGTTCCACCTTCAACTGCACATTCGCCCGCGTCGTGCCCCTGCCACGCCTCCGAAGAAGAGTCGCCGCAAGAAGGCACGCCGCTGGGTGGTGGAACGCACTCACTCGTGGATGAACCGCTTCCGCAGGCTGTTGGTGCGCTGGGAAAAGCGCGAGGATACCTTTTTAGCCATGATTCACCTGGCTCTGGGCCTCATCACTTGGTTCCACTTCCTACCGAAATAG